The genomic region TTGGCCAAATTATAACGCCCTTCTAATAAATCCAAACCTTCGATATAATACTTCTGGATTGGCTCATCTTTATAATAGATTTGACCATTTGGTCGAATATCGATTCCAGGTAACTTCTTTAAAATATCAGCAATCACCCGGTCGTTTTTATCTTTAAAAGCGTCTACCGAAAAACTGAGCGTATCGCCACGTTGCTGTAAAATTTCAGATTTCACAATGACTTCTTTCAAGGCTTCTGAAGAAGGCAAAAGTTTCACTTCTAATTGCTGCGCTTTATTCTGAATAGTTTCTTCGAACGTAGCAAAACCAATGTAAGAAACTTTTAAAGACAAGGATTCACCATCACTTTTCACAGCTATCTTAAATTTACCATCGGAGTCTGAAATTCCATAAGCCAGGATCGAAGAAACCGAATCTTTACTGATCATTACCGTTGCACCACTAAGTTTTTCATTATTATCGTCGAAAACCTGTCCGGTAATTTCAGTCTGAGAATAACCTGCAAAAACAACGAATATTGATAGTATTGTAAAGAGTATTTTTTTCATACTATTCCAGCTCTATAGGGTTATTTTCTTTCTCCAGCATTTCAGCAAAAGATTCGATGTATTTTTGGTGAACTTCTGGCGAAATAGTAATGTTTGGATTATTTATATAAGTAAAAGGATCCTTACGGTAACGAAGATTAGTTGCTTTTAACTCTGCCAGACTTGTTTTTATAAGCTGATTAAATTTGAGTTTAAAATCCTGTTTTGGCGATAGTTTTTTTAAACCGAAAAACTCAAAATTCCATTCATTTTCTACGTCAGAAATCTCTAGAATTAATCCCGGCAAGCCATTAAATTTATAAGGCCCGTCTGAAATTGGAACATCTGGAGTAAACCAGGCCACATAATCTCTCCCAGCAAAGTTTGTAATGGCTTTTTGGACTTTATACCCCTTTATTTCTTTGGTCTCAGTTTCTATTTGCCAATTGAAGATATTCTTATCCTGTCCAAAATAAAATCGATCTGAAGCAATTTGATGAACATAAAACAACCTATCGCTTTTTATTTCTTTTAAAATTTGATAATGAAAATTAGTCAAGGCATTTTGGGGTGTACTACCAGAGTTTCCCTTTACTTTTATTTCATCTTCAAAGTTTTGAGCTCTACTTATATAATACGAATAGTCTTTCCCCATATAAAGCATCATATATTCACTTTCTGGGTTAACAAGAGTAGAATCTAATTTAAAAGACAGCTTATATATTACTTCATAATCGAATTTTTCCTTTATGGTTCCCTGCGCTGAGATCCTAAAAGAGAAAAATATTAATATGAATAATAGTTTTAGTTTCATGATGAGTTTTGATTGATGAAGATGGTATTACTGGAGCTCAATAGGATTATTTCGCCTTTTATACTTTTTGGTTAGCTCCTTTCTTTGTTTAGCTTCATCTTCTTCGCTCCAACCAAATCTAATTCCTGCCTTCTGCATTGTTCCAATAGGATCACGATTATAATCGTTACGAACCTGGTCGAGTTCTTTTTGAGAAACTACTTTATAATCATCCAAATTCAATATTCTACTTACCGGTTTTTCTAATTCCTGAAATCTTGTCAAGCTAAAACGATATTGATTTTGTAAATCTGAAATTTCTAAAATAAGTCCCGGTAAACCACTAAACTTATAAGGGCCATCAGAGAATGGTAGCTCTGGCGCGAACCAGGCGATGTAATTTCTACCAGCAAAAGCACCTGTAGCTTTTTGAACCTTAAAGCCCAATATTTCTTTAGTTTCTGACTGAATTTCCCAATCGATCTGGTTTAGATCCTGCTTATATTTAAAACTGTATTGAAAAACCTTTTCGGCTAAAACAAGTTCACTATTCTGGTAATCTTTAAAGATCGTGTATTTAAAATCGGTCATTTGATTATACTGGTCCATCCTTACAACTTCAGGATTGGGCT from Zunongwangia profunda SM-A87 harbors:
- a CDS encoding GLPGLI family protein, translating into MKFKISLMLLFFSFKISAQQQTQAKFNYKATYQLEYQEDSTDENSLKSETVVLYLGDGRSRYSSLGQAMKDSLENKPNPEVVRMDQYNQMTDFKYTIFKDYQNSELVLAEKVFQYSFKYKQDLNQIDWEIQSETKEILGFKVQKATGAFAGRNYIAWFAPELPFSDGPYKFSGLPGLILEISDLQNQYRFSLTRFQELEKPVSRILNLDDYKVVSQKELDQVRNDYNRDPIGTMQKAGIRFGWSEEDEAKQRKELTKKYKRRNNPIELQ
- a CDS encoding GLPGLI family protein codes for the protein MKLKLLFILIFFSFRISAQGTIKEKFDYEVIYKLSFKLDSTLVNPESEYMMLYMGKDYSYYISRAQNFEDEIKVKGNSGSTPQNALTNFHYQILKEIKSDRLFYVHQIASDRFYFGQDKNIFNWQIETETKEIKGYKVQKAITNFAGRDYVAWFTPDVPISDGPYKFNGLPGLILEISDVENEWNFEFFGLKKLSPKQDFKLKFNQLIKTSLAELKATNLRYRKDPFTYINNPNITISPEVHQKYIESFAEMLEKENNPIELE